The following proteins are co-located in the Phyllostomus discolor isolate MPI-MPIP mPhyDis1 chromosome 1, mPhyDis1.pri.v3, whole genome shotgun sequence genome:
- the CXXC4 gene encoding CXXC-type zinc finger protein 4 isoform X2: MNTNVCVEPGPSPEAPGLPKESHLPEGALNSLVDYNSEMERYRSFATSFYKTNGGAFPQAAKIARITTPIFPSSAAAAAAAARIGMSPWNCDNAATAAATAMLWGSGGGGGGGGGGGGGGGGGGGGSRKSSSAAASSSTSSSAILPAGGGGGGGGGGGGGGGGGGGGGGGGGSRTSMHHRNDSQRLGKAGCPPEPSLQMANTNFLSTLSPEHCRPLAGECMNKLKCGAAEAEIMNLPERVGTFSAIPALGGISLPPGVIVMTALHSPAAASAAVTDSAFQIANLADCPQNHSSSSSSSSGGAGGANPAKKKRKRCGVCVPCKRLINCGVCSSCRNRKTGHQICKFRKCEELKKKPGTSLEI; encoded by the coding sequence ATGAACACCAATGTCTGCGTGGAGCCCGGGCCGAGCCCGGAGGCCCCGGGCTTGCCCAAGGAAAGCCACCTGCCCGAGGGGGCCCTGAACAGCCTTGTGGATTACAACTCGGAGATGGAGCGCTACCGCTCGTTTGCCACCTCCTTCTACAAGACCAACGGGGGCGCCTTCCCGCAGGCAGCCAAGATCGCGCGCATCACCACCCCCATCTTCCCCAGCAGCGCCGCCGCCGCTGCGGCCGCCGCGCGCATCGGCATGTCCCCCTGGAACTGCGACAACGCGgccaccgccgccgccaccgccatGCTCTGGGGCAGCGGTggaggcgggggcggcggcggaggtggcggcgggggcggcggcgggggaggcgggggcagcAGGAAATCCTCCtctgccgccgcctcctcctccacctcctcctcggCTATCCTCCCCGCcggtggtggcggtggcggcggcggcggtggaggcggcggaggcggcggcggcggcggtggcggcggcggcggcggcagcaggacCAGCATGCACCACCGAAACGACTCCCAGAGGCTGGGGAAAGCTGGCTGCCCGCCAGAGCCGTCGTTGCAAATGGCAAATACTAATTTCCTCTCCACCTTATCCCCTGAACACTGCAGACCTTTGGCAGGGGAATGCATGAACAAGCTCAAATGCGGCGCTGCTGAAGCAGAGATAATGAATCTCCCCGAGCGCGTGGGGACTTTTTCCGCTATCCCGGCTTTAGGGGGCATCTCATTACCTCCAGGGGTCATCGTCATGACAGCCCTTCACTCCCCCGCAGCAGCCTCAGCAGCCGTCACAGACAGTGCGTTTCAAATTGCCAATCTGGCAGACTGCCCGCAGAatcattcctcctcctcctcgtcctcctcagGGGGAGCTGGCGGAGCCAACCCGgccaagaagaagaggaaaaggtgtGGGGTCTGTGTGCCCTGCAAAAGGCTCATCAACTGTGGCGTCTGCAGCAGTTGCAGGAACCGCAAAACGGGACACCAGATCTGCAAATTTAGAAAATGTGAAGAGCTAAAGAAAAAACCTGGCACTTCGCTAGAG
- the CXXC4 gene encoding CXXC-type zinc finger protein 4 isoform X1: MNTNVCVEPGPSPEAPGLPKESHLPEGALNSLVDYNSEMERYRSFATSFYKTNGGAFPQAAKIARITTPIFPSSAAAAAAAARIGMSPWNCDNAATAAATAMLWGSGGGGGGGGGGGGGGGGGGGGSRKSSSAAASSSTSSSAILPAGGGGGGGGGGGGGGGGGGGGGGGGGSRTSMHHRNDSQRLGKAGCPPEPSLQMANTNFLSTLSPEHCRPLAGECMNKLKCGAAEAEIMNLPERVGTFSAIPALGGISLPPGVIVMTALHSPAAASAAVTDSAFQIANLADCPQNHSSSSSSSSGGAGGANPAKKKRKRCGVCVPCKRLINCGVCSSCRNRKTGHQICKFRKCEELKKKPGTSLERTPVPSAEAFRWFF, from the coding sequence ATGAACACCAATGTCTGCGTGGAGCCCGGGCCGAGCCCGGAGGCCCCGGGCTTGCCCAAGGAAAGCCACCTGCCCGAGGGGGCCCTGAACAGCCTTGTGGATTACAACTCGGAGATGGAGCGCTACCGCTCGTTTGCCACCTCCTTCTACAAGACCAACGGGGGCGCCTTCCCGCAGGCAGCCAAGATCGCGCGCATCACCACCCCCATCTTCCCCAGCAGCGCCGCCGCCGCTGCGGCCGCCGCGCGCATCGGCATGTCCCCCTGGAACTGCGACAACGCGgccaccgccgccgccaccgccatGCTCTGGGGCAGCGGTggaggcgggggcggcggcggaggtggcggcgggggcggcggcgggggaggcgggggcagcAGGAAATCCTCCtctgccgccgcctcctcctccacctcctcctcggCTATCCTCCCCGCcggtggtggcggtggcggcggcggcggtggaggcggcggaggcggcggcggcggcggtggcggcggcggcggcggcagcaggacCAGCATGCACCACCGAAACGACTCCCAGAGGCTGGGGAAAGCTGGCTGCCCGCCAGAGCCGTCGTTGCAAATGGCAAATACTAATTTCCTCTCCACCTTATCCCCTGAACACTGCAGACCTTTGGCAGGGGAATGCATGAACAAGCTCAAATGCGGCGCTGCTGAAGCAGAGATAATGAATCTCCCCGAGCGCGTGGGGACTTTTTCCGCTATCCCGGCTTTAGGGGGCATCTCATTACCTCCAGGGGTCATCGTCATGACAGCCCTTCACTCCCCCGCAGCAGCCTCAGCAGCCGTCACAGACAGTGCGTTTCAAATTGCCAATCTGGCAGACTGCCCGCAGAatcattcctcctcctcctcgtcctcctcagGGGGAGCTGGCGGAGCCAACCCGgccaagaagaagaggaaaaggtgtGGGGTCTGTGTGCCCTGCAAAAGGCTCATCAACTGTGGCGTCTGCAGCAGTTGCAGGAACCGCAAAACGGGACACCAGATCTGCAAATTTAGAAAATGTGAAGAGCTAAAGAAAAAACCTGGCACTTCGCTAGAG